A DNA window from Helianthus annuus cultivar XRQ/B chromosome 15, HanXRQr2.0-SUNRISE, whole genome shotgun sequence contains the following coding sequences:
- the LOC110911519 gene encoding single-stranded DNA-binding protein WHY1, chloroplastic has translation MLNLSIPSTPIIQNPKTPFCLNPQISSLPTIKLLNPISRKLSLKCQYSDQQQQRPDVSSYSQPRQDTPKVFIGHSIYKGKAALTVEPRPPEFAPLDSGAFKLTKEGFILLQFAPAAGVRQYDWSRKQVFSLSVTEIGSIISLGARDSCEFFHDPFKGKSDEGRVRKVLKVEPLPDGSGHFFNLSVQNKLLNMDESIYIPVTKAEFAILISAFNFAVPYLLGWHTFVNSIKPEGTAGLNNANSRFGADLEWSR, from the exons ATGTTAAATCTTTCAATACCCTCAACACCCATCatccaaaaccctaaaaccccTTTTTGCTTAAACCCTCAAATCTCTTCTTTACCTACAATCAAACTCCTGAACCCAATCTCCAGAAAACTCTCTTTGAAATGTCAATACTCCGACCAGCAACAACAAAGGCCCGATGTTTCATCCTACTCTCAACCCagacaag ATACTCCAAAGGTTTTCATTGGGCATTCTATTTACAAAGGGAAGGCTGCGCTTACGGTTGAACCTCGCCCACCTGAGTTTGCGCCTTTGGAT TCGGGAGCGTTCAAGCTGACAAAAGAGGGTTTCATATTGCTTCAATTTGCGCCTGCTGCTGGTGTCCGCCAATACGATTGGAGTAGAAAACAG GTATTCTCGTTATCAGTTACTGAAATCGGAAGCATTATCAGCCTTGGCGCAAGAGATTCATGTGAATTCTTTCACGACCCTTTTAAAGGAAAAAG CGATGAAGGTAGGGTTAGGAAGGTTTTGAAGGTTGAGCCCCTGCCAGACGGATCCGGCCACTTCTTTAATCTCA GTGTTCAAAACAAGCTTTTAAACATGGATGAAAGCATTTATATCCCTGTTACAAAGGCAGAGTTTGCAATTCTCATCTCAGCTTTCAAT TTTGCTGTGCCATACCTTTTGGGTTGGCATACCTTTGTGAATTCTATCAAACCCGAAGGCACAGCCGGTTTGAACAATGCTAATTCGCGATTCGGCGCTGATTTAGAATGGAGCAGATAG